From Phalacrocorax carbo chromosome 6, bPhaCar2.1, whole genome shotgun sequence, a single genomic window includes:
- the RNASEL gene encoding 2-5A-dependent ribonuclease, translating into MEPTGCSQQEACTSSSTETAEDLAFKLNAALRDNNKKDVLELLEKGADVNSKAESGWTPLQSAVQADDEDLIWLLLEKGACPHARKDNGGTAFTEAAIVGNVNILELLLDRGVDINDHDDNGFTAFMEAAWYGNQEALKFLYSKGANVNLRRVVSEEKLKLHKGGGTALMDACKKGHFSVVKTLVQEMRADVNICDNKGRNALIHALKEGCAKETYDSAVSIGRFLVDCGVDVNSKDECGKTALILAVEMRSPDLVKALLEKGEIDIDDADEEGNTALMVAVEQNDCNIAKLLCEKGARTDVGNLIAVANRNRAHNMLRLLRQYNARFVPETLKDWEPKSKRWRDQLKKLYKIYRPMIGKLKTFQYIQQRIQDTSQGGIYLGLHGGTEVAVRISRSTESDKEKAFFEQCGNCEHLLKLFQFEKAGGYMYLCFPLWEKNLEEHLQEPENQMDYKDALRMIFQAVRELHSLGFAHRDLHPRNFFIDLGGKIYLADFDNKRKLIEGKKELLNSDLEALSRLVLYVLTGGRKPLQQVSTKDLATDSSDYKEALDLVSSLVSHDERGLEGLSKHPYFWSKQARFKFLKSIWNKIKDLSNRKALFQAPNATESFPYPLWTKKIDTCVLNIMENPREGRHFKYSNDVTDLLRLIRNLDEHPDVRISKKIGDYAEYFLKLFPALTIYVHNSLRQNPEYSHFEDIQDPSL; encoded by the exons ATGGAGCCCACAGGTTGCAGCCAGCAGGAGGCATGTACCTCTTCCAGCACGGAGACAGCAGAAGACCTTGCCTTCAAGTTAAATGCTGCTCTGAGggacaataataaaaaagatgtgctggagctgctggagaagggGGCAGATGTGAACTCCAAAGCAGAAAGTGGCTGGACACCACTGCAGAGCGCCGTGCAAGCTGATGATGAGGACCTCATCTGGCTTCTGCTGGAAAAGGGTGCTTGTCCACATGCCAGGAAGGACAATGGTGGCACTGCATTTACTGAGGCAGCAATAGTGGGAAACGTGAATATACTGGAGCTCCTCCTTGATCGTGGGGTAGATATTAATGACCACGATGACAACGGCTTCACAGCTTTCATGGAGGCTGCATGGTATGGGAACCAGGAAGCCTTGAAATTCCTGTATAGCAAAGGAGCAAATGTGAATTTGAGGAGGGTGGTTAGTGAGGAAAAATTGAAACTGCATAAAGGAGGTGGGACAGCACTGATGGATGCTTGTAAGAAGGGACATTTCTCGGTTGTAAAAACTCTTGTCCAAGAGATGAGGGCCGATGTGAACATCTGTGACAACAAAGGTAGAAATGCCTTGATCCATGCCCTCAAGGAGGGTTGTGCTAAGGAAACATATGACTCAGCTGTCTCCATAGGCCGTTTCCTGGTGGACTGCGGTGTTGATGTGAACAGCAAAGATGAATGTGGGAAAACTGCCCTCATCCTAGCTGTTGAAATGCGGAGCCCAGATTTGGTGAAAGCTTTATTGGAGAAGGGTGAAATAGATATTGATGATGCAGATGAGGAGGGCAACACAGCACTGATGGTGGCTGTAGAGCAAAATGATTGCAATATAGCAAAGTTGTTGTGTGAAAAGGGAGCAAGGACTGATGTTGGGAACCTTATTGCTGTTGCAAATAGGAACCGTGCTCATAACATGCTACGTCTTCTTCGTCAGTATAATGCCAGGTTTGTTCCAGAAACCCTCAAAGACTGGGAGCCAAAAAGCAAACGCTGGAGGGACCAGCTGAAAAAACTTTATAAAATATATCGCCCTATGATTGGCAAACTGAAGACATTTCAATACATCCAGCAGAGAATTCAGGATACTTCCCAAGGCGGCATCTACCTGGGGCTCCATGGTGGGACAGAGGTAGCAGTAAGAATAAGCCGCAGTACAGAGAGTGACAAAGAGAAAGCGTTCTTCGAACAATGTGGTAACTGTGAACATCTACTGAAGCTCTTCCAGTTTGAGAAGGCAGGAGGCTACATGTACTTGTGCTTCCCCCTCTGGGAGAAAAACCTTGAAGAACACCTACAGGAACCAGAAAACCAAATGGATTACAAAGATGCTCTGAGGATGATCTTCCAGGCAGTGAGAGAGCTGCACTCCCTCGGATTTGCTCACCGGGATCTGCATCCCCGCAACTTTTTCATAG ATTTAGGTGGAAAAATTTACTTGGCGGACTTTGATAATAAAAGAAAGTTGATTGAAGGcaaaaaagaacttttaaacTCAGATTTAGAG GCCCTCAGCAGGCTGGTGCTGTATGTTTTAACAGGGGGTAGGAAACCCCTTCAGCAAGTCAGTACAAAGGATTTGGCTACTGATTCTTCAGATTATAAGGAGGCTCTGGACCTTGTAAGTAGCCTGGTCTCTCATGATGAACGAGGCTTGGAAGGTTTGAGCAAACATCCCTATTTCTGGAGCAAACAGGC CAGGTTCAAGTTCCTGAAGAGTATATGGAATAAAATCAAAGATCTCTCCAACCGAAAAGCTCTCTTTCAAGCTCCTAATGCTACTGAAAGTTTTCCTTACCCGTTGTGGACCAAGAAG attgaCACCTGTGTTCTGAATATCATGGAAAATCCTAGGGAAGGAAGACATTTCAAATATAGCAACGATGTCACCGACCTACTGAGGCTCATCAGAAACCTGGATGAACACCCAGATGTCAG gATCAGCAAAAAAATAGGAGACTATGCTGAGTATTTCTTGAAGCTTTTTCCAGCACTTACCATTTATGTCCA
- the RGS16 gene encoding regulator of G-protein signaling 16, which translates to MTCWMPGCPALSMCRGLAALPITCLERAKDLKTRLGILLHKPELGHRIGTSSKLQLGSRRRDSSQEVLEWRESFDQLLKSKSGVTAFHTFLKTEFSEENLDFWLACEDFKKTRSKTKLASKANRIFEEFVQSEAPREVNIDHETREITRKNLSGATSACFNEAQAKTRTLMEKDSYPRFLKSASYQDMTKQATSRGISKRSHT; encoded by the exons ATGACTTGCTGGATGCCTGGGTGCCCAGCTCTCAGCATGTGCCGGGGGTTAGCTGCACTCCCCATCACTTGCCTGGAAAG aGCCAAGGATCTGAAGACCCGCTTAGGGATCCTGCTTCATAAACCAGAGCTGGGACACAGGATTGGGACCTCCAGCAAATTGCAGCTGGGCTCCAGGCGGAG agaCTCCTCACAAGAGGTACTCGAATGGAGGGAGTCCTTCGACCAGCTcctgaagagtaaaa gtgGGGTGACAGCCTTCCACACCTTCCTGAAGACAGAGTTCAGTGAGGAGAACCTTGACTTCTGGCTGGCTTGTGAGGACTTCAAAAAGACCCGGTCGAAAACCAAGCTGGCCTCCAAGGCCAACAGGATCTTTGAGGAGTTTGTCCAAAGTGAGGCCCCCAGGGAG GTGAATATTGACCATGAAACCAGGGAGATCACCCGGAAGAACCTTTCAGGTGCCACTTCTGCTTGCTTCAATGAAGCCCAGGCCAAGACCCGCACCTTGATGGAGAAGGACTCCTACCCCCGGTTCCTGAAGTCTGCCTCTTACCAGGACATGACCAAGCAGGCCACCAGCCGCGGCATCAGCAAGCGGTCGCATACCTGA